Genomic DNA from Desulfovibrio aminophilus DSM 12254:
CGACGGCCGTGTGCTTCGGCCCGGGACCGTGGAGGTTCAAGGGCCGGAGGGCGCGCGGGAGATCCCCTACGCGAAGCTGCTCCTGGCCACGGGCTCGCGGCCGTCGTCCTTCCCGGGACTCACCCCGGACGGCGGGGCCGTGCTCGACTCCACCGGCTTCCTGGAGCTCACGGCCATGCCCGCCTCGCTCATCGTGGTGGGCGCGGGCTTCATCGGCCTGGAGATGGCCCAGGCCGCCCACCGCTTCGGCTGCTCCATCACCCTGGTGGACGCCCTGGACCGCGTGGCGGCCCAGGAGGACCCCGAGGTCTCGGCGGCCCTGCTTGGCCAGCTCAAGCGCTGGAAATGGGACGTGCGCCTGGGCGTCAAGGTGGCCTCCCTGGTCACCCGTGACGGCAAGGCGGCCCTGACCCTGGACTCGGGCCAGGAGATCGTCGCGGACAAGGCCCTGGTGGCCGTGGGCCGCAGGCCCAACACCGAGGGCCTGGGCCTGGAGGCCCTGGGCGTCACGCCCGGGCGCGGCGGCTTCATTCCCGTGGACGACCACCTGCGCGCGGCCCCGGACGTGTACGCGGCGGGCGACGTGAACGGCATCGTGCTCCTGGCCCATGCGGCCTCGCACCAGGCCCGCTACATCGCCCGGCACGCGGCAGGCCGAACGGACGCCCCCTACCTTTCCGGGCCGGTGCCGAGTATCCTTTACGGTTCCCCGGAGGTGCTGCGCGTGGGGCGCCTGCCCGGCGAACTCCTCAAGGAAGGCCGGGCAGTGAAGGTTTCGGCCGCGCCCCTGGCGGCCAACCCCATCGCCCAGGCCCACGGCCAGACCCAGGGCTTCGTCAAGGTGATCTGGTCCGAGGGCCGCGTGGCCGGGGTCACGGCCCTGGGCTACGACGTCTCGCGCATGGCCACCACGGCCGCGCTCATGGTCCGCGACGGCTGGACCCGCGATCAGGCCGAGAACCTCATCTTCCCCCACCCGACCCTGGACGAGACCCTCTGGTCCGCGTTCACGGCCGAGGCCAAGGACATTCCAGGAGAATCCGCATGAGCGACATCCGCGTCGGCTGGATCGGGACAGGCGTCATGGGCCGCTCCATGTGCGGCCACCTGCTCAAGGCCGGGTATCCGGCCCGCGTCTACAACCGCTCCCGGGCCAAGGCCGAGGCCCTGGCCGCCCAGGGCGCGGTGATCTGCTCCTCCCCGGCCGAGGTGGCCCGGGAGAGCGACGTGATCTTCTCCATCGTGGGCTTTCCCCGCGACGTGGAAGAGGTCCTCCTGGGTCCGGACGGCGTGGTCCAGGCGGCCGCCCCCGGCTCCGTGGTGGTGGACATGACCACCTCCGAGCCGTCCCTGGCGGTCCGCGTGCACGCCGAGGCCGGGAAGCGCGGCCTGGCGGCCCTGGACGCCCCGGTGTCCGGCGGCGATCTGGGGGCGCGCGAGGCCACCCTGGCGATCATGGTCGGCGGCGAACCCAAGGTCTTCGAGCGGGTCCGCCCGCTCTTCGAGCGCATGGGCGGGAACGTCCGGCTCATGGGCGGCCCGGGAGCGGGCCAACATACCAAGATGAGCAACCAGATCCTCATCGCCGGGACCATGATCGGCGTGGTCGAGTCCCTGCTCTACGCCCGCAAGGCCGGGCTGCCCCTGGACCCGGTCATCGACGTGATCGGCAGCGGGGCCGCCGGATCCTGGTCCATCAACAACCTGGGCCGCCGCATCGCCAAGGGCGACTTCGACCCAGGCTTCTTCATCAAGCACTTCGTCAAGGACATGGGCATCGCCTTGGCCGAGTCCCGGGCCATGAACCTCTCCCTGCCCGGCTTGGCCCTGGTCCAGCAGTTCTACATCGCGGCCCAGGCCCTAGGGCTGGAGAACCTGGGCACCCAGGGCCTGTACAAGGTTCTGGAGCGGATCAACGGATTCTGACCCCCCGCCAGGTGAAAAAGCCCCCGGCCGCGTCGGCGGCCGGGGGCTTTTTTCACCTGGATACGGCTCAGACCAAAGGCAGCAGCAGGCTGTGCTCCTCCAACCAGCGCCGCAGGGTTTCCTCCTCGGGGAAAAGGAGATCGCGGAACTCCACGCCGATGAACCGCCGGTAGGTCCAGACCACGACCCCTCGAACCCCGCCCAGAAGCCGATGCGGATCAGGAGCCTCGTCGTCCAGATGCACGGCGTCACCCGGCTCCACGTCCTCGGGATACCCCGCGCTGGGGCATTCCAGCAGGGCTCCGCTAAGGCTCAGGTTGCGCACCAGACAATGGGCGCGGGGCCGGTCCTCCATATCCAAGGCCAGGATGAGCAGACCGTCCAGGTCCAGGCGCGAATGACGGCGTTTCTCCCTCATGTCAGCTTCCTCCGCTGCTCAGGAGCGCCATGAGTTGGGCGATCTGCGGGTCGTCCTGCCCGGCCGCCTTCTGGCGGCGGAAAAACTCCAGGGCCTGCCAGGCCATGCCTGCGGCCTTGAAGATCGTCGCCATGTGGGCGGCCACCTCCGAACGCCCCACATAAAACGCCGGGTTGACGTTCAGGGCCCGCAGCAGGCGCTCCACGGCCTTCTTGTTCTCGCCGCCCTCGAAATAGGCCAGGGCGATGTTGTACTGGATGTTCTCGTCCTTGGGCGCGTACTTCTCGGCCTCGAAATAGGCCTCCACGGCCTCGCTCCACATGCCCTGGCGGCGCAGCGAGATGCCCAGGCGGTTGTAGATGTTCATGCACAGGGCCCCGCGCGAACTCTTGGTCATCTCCAGGCTCTTGCGGTAATACTTCTCGGCCATCTGCGGATTGGACTCCGCGACCATGTCCGCGATGTCCAGACACATCTCGCTGACCACGCTCATGGCCTCCTCGCGGGCCGAGTCGATGGCCTTGTCGAAATACTTTTCGGCCTCGGCGGTCTGGCCCATGTCGATGTGCAACTCCGCGATCTTGATCTTCCGGTTGCAGTTCAGGGGGGAAAGCTTGTCCAGCTTGACCAGGTAGCCGAGCATCCCCTTGACGTCGTTGTCTTCGGCGTGGAAGAGCACCAGACGCTTCAAGGGCTCCAGGTACATCTTGGCGTTCTTCTCGGCGTCCTTGTAGGCCCGCAAAGCCTCCTGACGCTTGGCCAACCCCTTGAACCCGTCGCCCAGAAGGACCAGCGCCGCGGGATGCTGCGGATGCTTCAGAAGCACGGTGTTGGCGATGTCGATGGCCTCATCGAAATGGTTGTCCACCAAGTGGTGCCGCCCCTCGACCAAGAGAGCGTCCACCTCGCAATGCGGCTGGAGGGTGAAG
This window encodes:
- a CDS encoding dihydrolipoyl dehydrogenase family protein is translated as MTCDLLVLGGGPAGYEAALEAASLGLKTILVERDALGGTCLNRGCIPTKLLLGATAAVEELAAQAKLRLAEGSIRTDLAALVTRKDRLLEATRKAMRQKLTALGVEFVQGDGRVLRPGTVEVQGPEGAREIPYAKLLLATGSRPSSFPGLTPDGGAVLDSTGFLELTAMPASLIVVGAGFIGLEMAQAAHRFGCSITLVDALDRVAAQEDPEVSAALLGQLKRWKWDVRLGVKVASLVTRDGKAALTLDSGQEIVADKALVAVGRRPNTEGLGLEALGVTPGRGGFIPVDDHLRAAPDVYAAGDVNGIVLLAHAASHQARYIARHAAGRTDAPYLSGPVPSILYGSPEVLRVGRLPGELLKEGRAVKVSAAPLAANPIAQAHGQTQGFVKVIWSEGRVAGVTALGYDVSRMATTAALMVRDGWTRDQAENLIFPHPTLDETLWSAFTAEAKDIPGESA
- a CDS encoding NAD(P)-dependent oxidoreductase gives rise to the protein MSDIRVGWIGTGVMGRSMCGHLLKAGYPARVYNRSRAKAEALAAQGAVICSSPAEVARESDVIFSIVGFPRDVEEVLLGPDGVVQAAAPGSVVVDMTTSEPSLAVRVHAEAGKRGLAALDAPVSGGDLGAREATLAIMVGGEPKVFERVRPLFERMGGNVRLMGGPGAGQHTKMSNQILIAGTMIGVVESLLYARKAGLPLDPVIDVIGSGAAGSWSINNLGRRIAKGDFDPGFFIKHFVKDMGIALAESRAMNLSLPGLALVQQFYIAAQALGLENLGTQGLYKVLERINGF
- a CDS encoding PilZ domain-containing protein; this encodes MREKRRHSRLDLDGLLILALDMEDRPRAHCLVRNLSLSGALLECPSAGYPEDVEPGDAVHLDDEAPDPHRLLGGVRGVVVWTYRRFIGVEFRDLLFPEEETLRRWLEEHSLLLPLV
- a CDS encoding tetratricopeptide repeat protein, encoding MLRKDRRSKSLYVVKSRPDPAADLAPRKQSETRSIYVLRTNDETVNKYCDVIYDFLEQGGIFLLLTRDKIFQQTVKNALCHELGLDANLLRVIQDTADLGQALDKYLGRDQKPFLFMEHALNGQLTLPQLQYIAKTWPDLPVVVVARDVFQERLFQFHEEGADNFLTKPASTNTVIEKIAFTLQPHCEVDALLVEGRHHLVDNHFDEAIDIANTVLLKHPQHPAALVLLGDGFKGLAKRQEALRAYKDAEKNAKMYLEPLKRLVLFHAEDNDVKGMLGYLVKLDKLSPLNCNRKIKIAELHIDMGQTAEAEKYFDKAIDSAREEAMSVVSEMCLDIADMVAESNPQMAEKYYRKSLEMTKSSRGALCMNIYNRLGISLRRQGMWSEAVEAYFEAEKYAPKDENIQYNIALAYFEGGENKKAVERLLRALNVNPAFYVGRSEVAAHMATIFKAAGMAWQALEFFRRQKAAGQDDPQIAQLMALLSSGGS